In Ipomoea triloba cultivar NCNSP0323 chromosome 7, ASM357664v1, a single genomic region encodes these proteins:
- the LOC116025286 gene encoding LEAF RUST 10 DISEASE-RESISTANCE LOCUS RECEPTOR-LIKE PROTEIN KINASE-like 1.1: MKVSQTCQECYHGGGQCTEDSKNQFHCAQATGNITTGNTTTGNITTVIYTPAGNRSKRKPIPIIVSGALALIVVSMAIFLVWQRKDGRKGGYSRNTSSDPTSDLERGRSRLFGILVFSYSELEEATRNFDPFKELGDGAFGTVYYGILGDGREVAVKRLHERSCKRMEQFANEISILNRLKHQNLVRLYGCSSRHNREFLLVYEYIPNGTVADHLHGNRSADRLLTWPIRMKIAVETAAALAYLHASDIIHRDVKTSNILLDKNFSVKVADFGLSRLFPANVTHATTTPQGTPGYVDPDYHECYQLTYKSDVYSFGVVLIELVSSMPAVDMSRHTHEIYLAKLAMNKIVTGAVDELIDSSLGYEKDTEINRMTTSVAALAFQCLQSDKDMRPTMEHVLESLKEIQGNELRNDDEKMNGEETNVSKEEEVRGKAMRWTWGGPSSLPDGVILKHVAATKSSSLDM; encoded by the exons ATGAAAG TCTCACAAACTTGCCAGGAATGTTATCATGGAGGAGGGCAATGCACAGAAGACAGCAAGAACCAATTTCACTGTGCACAAG CCACAGGGAACATCACCACAGGTAACACCACCACAGGGAACATCACCACAGTGATCTACACCCCCGCAGGAAATAGAAGCAAGCGCAAGCCAATTCCAATCATAG TTTCAGGCGCTTTAGCACTGATCGTTGTAAGTATGGCTATCTTTCTTGTCTGGCAACGCAAGGATGGAAGGAAAGGCGGCTATTCGAGAAACACATCTTCGGATCCCACCTCAGACCTTGAGAGGGGCCGCAGTAGGCTCTTTGGAATTCTAGTCTTCTCCTACTCTGAACTTGAAGAAGCCACACGCAATTTTGATCCTTTTAAAGAACTTGGAGATGGAGCTTTTGGCACTGTTTACTATG GGATACTTGGGGATGGAAGAGAAGTTGCTGTGAAACGCCTTCATGAGCGCAGCTGCAAGAGAATGGAGCAGTTTGCAAATGAAATCTCAATTCTCAACCGGTTAAAGCACCAAAATCTGGTTAGACTATATGGATGCTCATCGAGGCATAACCGTGAATTCCTCCTTGTATACGAATATATCCCGAATGGAACAGTTGCAGATCACCTCCATGGCAACAGATCAGCAGATCGACTGCTCACATGGCCAATCCGCATGAAGATTGCAGTGGAAACTGCTGCAGCATTGGCTTATCTCCACGCTTCAGACATAATACACCGCGATGTCAAGACTAGTAACATACTTCTCGACAAAAATTTCTCTGTTAAAGTTGCAGATTTTGGTCTCTCGAGACTCTTCCCTGCTAATGTCACTCATGCCACCACTACACCTCAAGGAACACCTGGATACGTTGATCCAGATTATCACGAGTGTTATCAGCTCACTTATAAGAGTGATGTCTATAGCTTCGGGGTTGTTCTTATTGAACTCGTATCCTCAATGCCAGCTGTGGACATGAGTAGGCATACACACGAGATCTATTTGGCAAAACTAGCAATGAACAAGATTGTAACGGGAGCAGTTGATGAACTCATTGATTCCTCTCTGGGATATGAGAAGGATACCGAAATCAATAGAATGACAACTTCAGTGGCAGCGCTAGCTTTTCAATGCTTGCAATCTGACAAGGATATGAGGCCTACAATGGAACACGTATTAGAGTCATTGAAGGAGATTCAAGGCAATGAGTTGAGAAACGATGATGAAAAGATGAATGGTGAGGAAACTAATGTGTCTAAAGAAGAG GAGGTGCGAGGAAAAGCAATGCGATGGACATGGGGTGGTCCTTCTTCACTTCCAGATGGTGTGATTTTGAAGCATGTTGCAGCTACCAAGAGCAGTTCGCTGGACATGTGA
- the LOC116025280 gene encoding LEAF RUST 10 DISEASE-RESISTANCE LOCUS RECEPTOR-LIKE PROTEIN KINASE-like 1.1 isoform X1, with protein MALPFNPACFFFFLIPILAAFHFVHGEAEFLSNSTKEFSCGALGFVDFPFAKHTEPHCGLVAVNCDKTPPTIQLETGGDWYPLQVVLKHSWGAYTIYLRDSKLQRHFVSHNYSNLNYTLHFQNSPSVIFLNLDTSILNNYFKCNDSEADDIGNYERYNCSDGVSLYYKRHLPENPKCDAVNCTLYPSPFVIQQTNDGLNAHLVLHLEVSKSCYECYQGGGQCSEDSKNEFQCAQGNNTTGNKSKRKPILIIASVSGALALILLSVAISVVWRCKKGSKGYSRNTSSDPTSDFETICSWLLGILVFSYSELEEATSNFHPSKQLGDGAFGTVYYGILGDGREVAVKRLHERSCKRMEQFANEISILTRLKHQNLVTLYGCSSRHNREFLLVYEYILNGTLEDHLHGKRAADRLLTWPIRMKIAVETAAALVYLHASDIIHRDVKTSNILLDNNFCVKVADFGLSRLFPANVTHASTTPQGTPGYVDPDYKECYQLTYKSDVYSFGVVLIELLSSMPALDMRRHTDEIHLAKLAMSKILTGAFDELIDSSLGYENDTEINRMATSVAALAFQCLQPDKDMRPTMEHVLESLKEIQGNELSNDDENVNCEETNVSKEEEVRGKAMCRTWGGPSLADGVILKHVAATKSSSCSDWN; from the exons ATGGCTCTGCCCTTTAATCCTgcttgtttcttcttctttctcattCCCATATTGGCCGCATTTCACTTTGTTCATGGAGAGGCTGAGTTCCTATCTAATTCAACCAAAGAATTCTCCTGTGGAGCTCTCGGTTTTGTGGACTTCCCTTTTGCTAAACACACAGAGCCTcattgtggtttagtggcagtTAATTGTGATAAAACACCCCCAACGATCCAGTTGGAAACGGGAGGAGATTGGTATCCGCTTCAGGTTGTACTGAAGCATTCCTGGGGTGCCTATACAATCTACCTTAGAGACTCGAAGCTTCAGAGACACTTTGTCAGCCATAATTACTCAAATTTAAACTACACCCTCCACTTTCAGAACTCTCCTTCTGTCATATTCCTCAATTTGGATACAAGCATATTGAACAACTATTTTAAATGCAATGACAGTGAAGCTGATGATATAGGCAATTATGAAAGGTATAACTGTAGTGATGGAGTTAGTTTGTACTATAAACGCCACTTGCCAGAGAATCCCAAATGTGATGCTGTTAACTGTACCCTGTATCCATCTCCATTTGTTATTCAACAAACAAATGATGGCTTAAATGCTCATCTTGTATTGCACTTGGAAGTCTCAAAATCCTGTTATGAGTGTTACCAAGGAGGAGGGCAATGCTCAGAGGACAGCAAGAATGAATTTCAGTGTGCACAAG GGAACAACACCACAGGAAATAAGAGCAAGCGCAAGCCAATTCTAATCATAG CTTCAGTTTCAGGGGCTTTAGCACTGATCCTTTTAAGTGTGGCTATCTCTGTTGTTTGGAGATGCAAGAAAGGAAGCAAAGGCTATTCAAGAAATACATCTTCAGATCCCACCTCAGACTTTGAGACAATCTGCAGTTGGCTCTTAGGAATTCTAGTCTTCTCCTACTCTGAACTTGAAGAAGCCACAAGCAATTTTCATCCTTCTAAACAACTTGGAGACGGAGCTTTTGGCACTGTTTACTATG GGATACTTGGGGATGGAAGAGAAGTTGCTGTGAAGCGCCTTCATGAGCGCAGCTGCAAGAGAATGGAGCAGTTTGCAAATGAAATCTCAATTCTCACCCGGTTAAAGCACCAAAATCTGGTTACACTATATGGATGCTCATCAAGGCATAACCGTGAATTCCTCCTTGTATATGAATATATCCTGAATGGAACACTTGAAGATCACCTGCACGGCAAAAGAGCAGCAGATCGACTGCTCACATGGCCAATCCGCATGAAGATTGCAGTGGAAACTGCTGCAGCATTGGTTTATCTCCATGCTTCAGACATAATACACCGCGATGTGAAGACTAGTAACATACTTCTCGACAACAATTTCTGCGTTAAAGTTGCAGATTTTGGGCTCTCGAGACTCTTCCCAGCTAATGTCACTCATGCCAGCACTACACCTCAAGGAACACCTGGATACGTTGATCCAGATTATAAGGAGTGTTATCAGCTCACTTATAAGAGTGATGTTTATAGCTTTGGGGTTGTTCTTATTGAACTCTTATCATCAATGCCTGCTCTGGACATGCGTAGGCATACAGACGAGATCCATTTGGCAAAGCTAGCAATGAGCAAGATTCTTACAGGAGCATTTGATGAACTCATTGATTCCTCTCTGGGATATGAGAATGATACTGAAATCAATAGAATGGCCACTTCAGTGGCAGCGCTAGCTTTTCAATGCTTGCAACCTGACAAGGATATGAGGCCTACAATGGAACATGTTTTGGAGTCACTAAAGGAGATTCAAGGCAATGAGTTGAGCAACGATGACGAAAATGTGAATTGTGAGGAAACTAATGTGTCTAAAGAAGAG GAGGTGCGAGGAAAAGCAATGTGCCGGACATGGGGTGGTCCTTCACTCGCAGATGGTGTGATTTTGAAGCATGTTGCAGCTACCAAGAGCAGTTCTTGTAGTGACTGGAATTAG
- the LOC116025280 gene encoding LEAF RUST 10 DISEASE-RESISTANCE LOCUS RECEPTOR-LIKE PROTEIN KINASE-like 1.1 isoform X2 has translation MALPFNPACFFFFLIPILAAFHFVHGEAEFLSNSTKEFSCGALGFVDFPFAKHTEPHCGLVAVNCDKTPPTIQLETGGDWYPLQVVLKHSWGAYTIYLRDSKLQRHFVSHNYSNLNYTLHFQNSPSVIFLNLDTSILNNYFKCNDSEADDIGNYERYNCSDGVSLYYKRHLPENPKCDAVNCTLYPSPFVIQQTNDGLNAHLVLHLEVSKSCYECYQGGGQCSEDSKNEFQCAQGNNTTGNKSKRKPILIIVSGALALILLSVAISVVWRCKKGSKGYSRNTSSDPTSDFETICSWLLGILVFSYSELEEATSNFHPSKQLGDGAFGTVYYGILGDGREVAVKRLHERSCKRMEQFANEISILTRLKHQNLVTLYGCSSRHNREFLLVYEYILNGTLEDHLHGKRAADRLLTWPIRMKIAVETAAALVYLHASDIIHRDVKTSNILLDNNFCVKVADFGLSRLFPANVTHASTTPQGTPGYVDPDYKECYQLTYKSDVYSFGVVLIELLSSMPALDMRRHTDEIHLAKLAMSKILTGAFDELIDSSLGYENDTEINRMATSVAALAFQCLQPDKDMRPTMEHVLESLKEIQGNELSNDDENVNCEETNVSKEEEVRGKAMCRTWGGPSLADGVILKHVAATKSSSCSDWN, from the exons ATGGCTCTGCCCTTTAATCCTgcttgtttcttcttctttctcattCCCATATTGGCCGCATTTCACTTTGTTCATGGAGAGGCTGAGTTCCTATCTAATTCAACCAAAGAATTCTCCTGTGGAGCTCTCGGTTTTGTGGACTTCCCTTTTGCTAAACACACAGAGCCTcattgtggtttagtggcagtTAATTGTGATAAAACACCCCCAACGATCCAGTTGGAAACGGGAGGAGATTGGTATCCGCTTCAGGTTGTACTGAAGCATTCCTGGGGTGCCTATACAATCTACCTTAGAGACTCGAAGCTTCAGAGACACTTTGTCAGCCATAATTACTCAAATTTAAACTACACCCTCCACTTTCAGAACTCTCCTTCTGTCATATTCCTCAATTTGGATACAAGCATATTGAACAACTATTTTAAATGCAATGACAGTGAAGCTGATGATATAGGCAATTATGAAAGGTATAACTGTAGTGATGGAGTTAGTTTGTACTATAAACGCCACTTGCCAGAGAATCCCAAATGTGATGCTGTTAACTGTACCCTGTATCCATCTCCATTTGTTATTCAACAAACAAATGATGGCTTAAATGCTCATCTTGTATTGCACTTGGAAGTCTCAAAATCCTGTTATGAGTGTTACCAAGGAGGAGGGCAATGCTCAGAGGACAGCAAGAATGAATTTCAGTGTGCACAAG GGAACAACACCACAGGAAATAAGAGCAAGCGCAAGCCAATTCTAATCATAG TTTCAGGGGCTTTAGCACTGATCCTTTTAAGTGTGGCTATCTCTGTTGTTTGGAGATGCAAGAAAGGAAGCAAAGGCTATTCAAGAAATACATCTTCAGATCCCACCTCAGACTTTGAGACAATCTGCAGTTGGCTCTTAGGAATTCTAGTCTTCTCCTACTCTGAACTTGAAGAAGCCACAAGCAATTTTCATCCTTCTAAACAACTTGGAGACGGAGCTTTTGGCACTGTTTACTATG GGATACTTGGGGATGGAAGAGAAGTTGCTGTGAAGCGCCTTCATGAGCGCAGCTGCAAGAGAATGGAGCAGTTTGCAAATGAAATCTCAATTCTCACCCGGTTAAAGCACCAAAATCTGGTTACACTATATGGATGCTCATCAAGGCATAACCGTGAATTCCTCCTTGTATATGAATATATCCTGAATGGAACACTTGAAGATCACCTGCACGGCAAAAGAGCAGCAGATCGACTGCTCACATGGCCAATCCGCATGAAGATTGCAGTGGAAACTGCTGCAGCATTGGTTTATCTCCATGCTTCAGACATAATACACCGCGATGTGAAGACTAGTAACATACTTCTCGACAACAATTTCTGCGTTAAAGTTGCAGATTTTGGGCTCTCGAGACTCTTCCCAGCTAATGTCACTCATGCCAGCACTACACCTCAAGGAACACCTGGATACGTTGATCCAGATTATAAGGAGTGTTATCAGCTCACTTATAAGAGTGATGTTTATAGCTTTGGGGTTGTTCTTATTGAACTCTTATCATCAATGCCTGCTCTGGACATGCGTAGGCATACAGACGAGATCCATTTGGCAAAGCTAGCAATGAGCAAGATTCTTACAGGAGCATTTGATGAACTCATTGATTCCTCTCTGGGATATGAGAATGATACTGAAATCAATAGAATGGCCACTTCAGTGGCAGCGCTAGCTTTTCAATGCTTGCAACCTGACAAGGATATGAGGCCTACAATGGAACATGTTTTGGAGTCACTAAAGGAGATTCAAGGCAATGAGTTGAGCAACGATGACGAAAATGTGAATTGTGAGGAAACTAATGTGTCTAAAGAAGAG GAGGTGCGAGGAAAAGCAATGTGCCGGACATGGGGTGGTCCTTCACTCGCAGATGGTGTGATTTTGAAGCATGTTGCAGCTACCAAGAGCAGTTCTTGTAGTGACTGGAATTAG
- the LOC116025505 gene encoding uncharacterized protein LOC116025505, with product MKVLIWNVRGLLSSCRRLRQMIRCEGLGLIAVIEPFLSPNQIEVFACKLNLQFCFASTNCKIWLFWSGDYSVNIMADIDQFVHCNISNMHLNFEFDFVAVYAKHTRAERQTLWSQLSILTANLGPVLIGGDFNSISSVAEYRGNAIPDLGGITDFSNFIVEQSLIDTVPTGGLYTWSGVRSTGRVWKRLDRFLMTTAFRDFFTDARVELKSRATSDHSPIILTATNSSMTAPKQYRFQNMWISHPGFQELVSTNWIQPADGGGMRALSYKLKRLKQALCIWNKEVFGNIFDKVKSLERSVTEAEQQFDDNPNETNREILSKEQALLQQALKQEECFWKQKARIKWLREGDANTKFFHETVKDRHRRQRISSIKNNEGTLLTSQLDIQTEAVNFFANLYTAEECSGYEMALETISNALSDDDIKMLTSTVSRQEVKEAVWDLDPDSAAGPDGFSGSFYRSCWDTIHNDVYMAVLDFFVGVPVPKGIASAQIVLIPKKQNPVSFADFRPICLCSFASKIFTRITTSRLRQILPKLISREQTGFVESRNIQDNVLLAFELIQYLDKRCRGSNVAIKLDMMKAFDRVDWPFLQKLLTKFGFPETFVRLIMNNLSSTRLSIMVNGISCGYFQPTRGVKQGDPLSPILFILISEVLSRMLIHNIGTGLISPYATSLGCPTITHLAFADDIIIFVNGGLTSLKRLSNVLKSYQKASGQRINYHKSFFVASKRCPTQRINAMERALQMRHSKLPFKYLGINLFRGRNRVIHHHHILESIDRKLLGWQRQLLSPGGRLTLIKHVLAAIPLYSMAVVQLPKQIIKDIEQRIARFFWGFNNGKPKHHWASWKKLCYPVEEGGLGLRSLMVTQLANAAHLWYKFRTGSSIWTDYMRIKYHNEQRHPTSSHVWKRMMEVSEMVEEHLLATDDKIIWTLSSTGEFTTHTAYDLFRPKTGVTLSSKCIWMKPLPAKISIFMWKTLRRLLPFPDCLERFGINLPSVCPFCWNATATMEHCLFSCSKVALVWSYLAAIFDVNCSNVSTIRAACHSWWLASSTTSISRIIINLMPSIILWKIWCSYNAAIYEETSFSPGVLINMVKREFLLLSIAKPMRSNDVSDLLLIREGFAAFFSPPKRRITAWIKWFKPPSGRLKLNTDATFSSFGAVGGACIRDSAGHLVTALSFPLDASSAQEAEVLALHFALTWCASAAKFPTFVEVDSSNLVSYVQSDLLNIPWKIKNAISQIRNLLLSWSASLSHIYREANKVADALALFGISRSYPSIYFDFFTLPAQVQDVFLYDFRGFTTSRLINQ from the coding sequence ATGAAAGTTCTCATTTGGAACGTCCGAGGCCTGCTCTCCTCGTGTCGCAGGCTTAGGCAAATGATCAGATGCGAGGGTCTTGGCTTGATTGCAGTGATCGAGCCTTTCCTTTCTCCTAACCAGATTGAAGTTTTTGCATGCAAGTTAAATCTTCAATTCTGCTTTGCTTCTACAAACTGTAAGATTTGGCTTTTTTGGTCTGGTGACTACTCTGTGAACATAATGGCGGATATAGATCAGTTCGTTCATTGCAATATTTCAAACAtgcatttaaattttgaatttgattttgtGGCGGTCTATGCTAAACACACTAGAGCCGAGCGACAAACACTTTGGTCACAGCTCAGTATCCTAACTGCCAACTTGGGGCCTGTCTTGATAGGAGGTGACTTCAACTCCATCTCTTCAGTTGCAGAATACCGTGGTAATGCAATACCAGATTTAGGCGGAATCACAGACTTCTCCAACTTTATTGTTGAACAATCGTTAATCGACACTGTGCCAACAGGAGGACTTTACACATGGTCGGGAGTGAGAAGCACAGGTAGAGTTTGGAAACGCCTAGACAGATTTCTAATGACAACTGCCTTTCGTGATTTTTTCACAGATGCTAGAGTCGAGTTAAAGAGCAGAGCGACCTCAGACCACTCACCGATCATTCTGACGGCTACCAATTCTAGTATGACTGCACCCAAGCAATACCGGTTCCAAAATATGTGGATATCACACCCTGGTTTCCAAGAGTTGGTGTCTACCAACTGGATACAACCGGCTGATGGAGGAGGTATGAGGGCCCTAAGTTACAAACTAAAACGGCTCAAGCAAGCTCTGTGCATTTGGAACAAAGAAGTATTTGGCAATATTTTTGATAAAGTGAAAAGCCTAGAGCGATCAGTTACTGAAGCTGAACAACAATTTGATGACAATCCAAATGAGACGAACCGGGAAATTCTAAGCAAAGAACAAGCATTACTGCAACAGGCTCTTAAACAGGAGGAATGTTTCTGGAAACAAAAGGCCCGCATAAAGTGGCTGCGCGAAGGAGATGCTAACACAAAATTTTTCCATGAAACGGTAAAGGACAGACATCGAAGACAACGGATCAGCTCAATAAAAAACAATGAAGGTACCTTACTAACGAGCCAGTTGGATATCCAAACTGAGGCAGTTAATTTTTTTGCTAATCTCTACACTGCTGAAGAGTGTTCTGGCTATGAAATGGCTTTGGAAACAATTTCAAATGCTTTATCAGATGACGATATCAAAATGCTCACCTCAACTGTCTCGCGCCAAGAAGTAAAAGAAGCAGTGTGGGACCTTGACCCAGATAGTGCGGCCGGCCCAGATGGGTTCTCAGGATCTTTCTATAGGAGCTGTTGGGACACAATACACAATGATGTATATATGGCGGTTTTGGATTTCTTTGTGGGAGTCCCGGTTCCAAAAGGGATCGCAAGTGCTCAAATTGTTCTAATCCCCAAGAAACAAAATCCAGTTTCCTTTGCTGATTTCAGACCCATATGTTTGTGCTCCTTTGCGAGTAAGATTTTCACAAGAATCACAACCTCACGTCTCCGGCAAATACTCCCAAAGCTCATATCACGAGAACAAACAGGTTTTGTTGAGAGTCGAAATATCCAAGATAATGTGCTTTTGGCCTTTGAGCTGATACAATACTTAGATAAACGATGTCGCGGCTCAAATGTTGCAATCAAATTGGATATGATGAAGGCCTTTGATCGAGTAGATTGGCCTTTTCTACAGAAACTGCTTACCAAGTTTGGCTTTCCAGAGACCtttgttcgtttaataatgaaCAACTTATCTTCCACGAGGCTATCAATTATGGTAAACGGCATCAGTTGTGGATATTTCCAACCAACTCGAGGTGTAAAGCAAGGAGATCCTCTATCTCCCATATTGTTTATTCTGATTTCGGAGGTTTTATCCCGCATGCTAATCCACAACATTGGAACTGGCTTAATCTCTCCATATGCAACATCTTTGGGCTGCCCAACAATCACCCACCTAGCCTTTGCGGACGACATTATTATCTTTGTGAATGGGGGGCTTACTTCTCTAAAAAGGTTATCCAACGTGCTTAAGTCATACCAAAAAGCATCAGGCCAGCGCATAAATTATCACAAGAGTTTTTTTGTCGCATCCAAACGTTGCCCAACTCAACGCATTAATGCGATGGAACGAGCTCTTCAGATGCGCCACTCGAAACTGCCGTTCAAATATCTTGGAATTAACTTGTTCCGGGGCAGAAACAGAGTGATCCACCACCATCATATTCTTGAGTCCATTGATAGGAAATTGTTAGGATGGCAGCGCCAGCTCCTATCTCCAGGTGGTCGTTTAACTCTAATCAAACACGTGCTAGCTGCAATTCCGCTTTACTCAATGGCAGTCGTCCAACTCCCCAAGCAAATAATTAAAGACATTGAGCAGCGAATAGCACGTTTTTTCTGGGGGTTCAATAATGGCAAACCAAAACACCATTGGGCTTCTTGGAAAAAACTATGTTATCCGGTTGAGGAGGGAGGCCTGGGGCTTCGATCTTTGATGGTGACCCAACTTGCAAATGCAGCTCACTTATGGTATAAATTTCGCACTGGCTCATCTATATGGACAGACTACATGCGGATTAAATATCATAATGAGCAGCGCCACCCTACAAGTTCACATGTTTGGAAAAGGATGATGGAGGTTTCAGAGATGGTGGAAGAACATCTGCTTGCTACAGATGATAAAATCATTTGGACCCTCTCCTCGACTGGGGAATTCACAACGCACACAGCATATGACCTCTTCCGACCAAAGACAGGAGTTACATTGTCTTCAAAATGCATTTGGATGAAGCCTCTTCCGGCTAAAATCTCTATTTTCATGTGGAAGACCCTTCGCAGGCTACTACCCTTTCCCGACTGCTTGGAACGTTTTGGCATAAATCTACCATCAGTCTGCCCCTTCTGTTGGAATGCCACTGCAACAATGGAACATTGCTTATTTAGCTGCAGCAAGGTAGCGCTGGTCTGGTCCTATTTGGCTGCAATTTTTGATGTTAATTGCTCAAATGTTTCTACCATACGAGCTGCATGTCACTCCTGGTGGTTAGCTTCATCAACAACATCTATTTCAAGAATCATAATTAATCTAATGCCTTCAATCATCCTTTGGAAAATTTGGTGCTCTTATAATGCAGCTATCTATGAAGAAACCTCTTTTTCCCCAGGTGTACTGATTAATATGGTTAAACGAGAATTCCTTCTGCTTTCTATTGCAAAACCGATGCGCTCAAATGATGTTTCTGACCTTCTCCTAATCCGCGAAGGTTTTGCCGCTTTTTTCTCCCCTCCAAAGCGTCGCATCACGGCCTGGATCAAATGGTTCAAACCCCCATCGGGTCGTCTTAAACTTAACACGGATGCCACCTTTTCTAGCTTTGGAGCCGTAGGTGGCGCTTGCATAAGAGATTCAGCGGGGCATCTTGTGACAGCTCTCTCTTTCCCGTTAGATGCCTCATCCGCTCAGGAAGCCGAAGTCCTTGCCCTTCACTTTGCTTTAACTTGGTGTGCCTCAGCAGCCAAATTCCCCACATTCGTCGAGGTAGATTCCTCCAACTTAGTTAGTTATGTTCAATCTGACTTGCTGAATATTccttggaaaataaaaaatgcgaTCAGCCAGATAAGAAATTTGCTTTTATCTTGGTCAGCATCCCTGTCTCATATTTACCGGGAGGCAAACAAAGTGGCTGACGCTCTTGCTCTCTTTGGTATTAGCCGATCTTATCCTTCAATATATTTTGACTTCTTCACCTTGCCGGCTCAAGTGCAAGATGTTTTTTTGTATGACTTTAGAGGCTTTACTACCTCTCGTTTGATTAATCAATGA
- the LOC116025506 gene encoding uncharacterized protein LOC116025506 → MSENQGGAAPPKSRSFADILSSSSCDLPLCPPERYKGMPAVTFSDKDIQEFSQRYRFALVGKFMKGRPTMATLKKAFDQIGFAGTFTLGLLDNRHILITFVKEEDFQRCWLRKTWFIQGYAMRILKWTADFRPDVESPVVPVWIAFEGLPAHLQEKRPLFTIANLIGTPLKIDASTLAHNRPSVARICVELNVMKPLPKQVWINNGSLGGFSQPVIYEHIPPYCGICNKFGHLQTECNRNPRPQATSSQAISTKVASEPPKQTSQAQLAPPRKRWRPVKEPVTEHQSVEQEKSDTQQTDEPSIPSSQEIEIPENNSLGITLRDDQKLQAQRSNDTAPGHYSDGEEIQRLDLPRHVLLQSWKEDSRRLATKISNSVSDQDNFITVTHKKRRPRKDYSSQAPSVTTRLAAGSLKRVSFSHRFK, encoded by the coding sequence ATGTCAGAAAATCAGGGGGGCGCCGCGCCCCCCAAATCTCGCTCCTTTGCGGACATCCTTTCATCCTCTTCTTGTGATCTACCACTCTGTCCACCAGAGCGCTACAAAGGAATGCCAGCAGTTACATTCTCCGACAAAGATATCCAAGAATTTTCTCAGCGATACAGATTTGCCTTAGTGGGCAAATTTATGAAAGGCCGACCTACCATGGCAACCCTTAAAAAAGCTTTCGACCAGATTGGGTTTGCAGGAACTTTCACCCTCGGCCTGCTAGATAATCGCCACATCCTTATTACTTTCGTCAAAGAGGAAGACTTCCAACGCTGCTGGCTGCGCAAAACTTGGTTCATTCAAGGCTACGCTATGCGTATTCTCAAATGGACAGCAGATTTTCGACCGGATGTTGAATCGCCAGTGGTTCCAGTTTGGATTGCCTTTGAAGGACTACCAGCTCATCTCCAGGAGAAGCGACCCCTCTTCACAATCGCCAATCTAATAGGTACTCCTTTAAAAATTGACGCTTCAACCTTGGCGCACAACCGACCATCTGTAGCGCGAATCTGTGTCGAACTAAACGTGATGAAGCCTTTACCCAAACAAGTATGGATCAACAATGGCTCTTTAGGGGGATTTTCTCAACCAGTGATCTATGAACATATTCCGCCTTACTGCGGAATCTGCAATAAATTTGGTCACCTCCAAACCGAGTGCAATCGCAACCCTCGCCCTCAAGCCACCTCATCTCAGGCTATATCAACCAAGGTAGCTTCTGAACCTCCTAAACAAACTTCACAGGCGCAACTTGCCCCTCCAAGAAAAAGATGGCGCCCAGTAAAAGAGCCGGTGACAGAGCATCAGTCGGTAGAGCAGgaaaaatcggatactcaacagaCAGATGAGCCTTCCATCCCTTCAAGTCAAGAGATTGAAATTCCCGAAAACAACTCCTTGGGAATAACACTGAGAGATGACCAGAAACTGCAAGCTCAAAGGAGTAATGATACGGCACCAGGGCACTATTCAGATGGTGAGGAGATACAGAGGTTAGATCTTCCCCGACATGTTCTTCTTCAATCTTGGAAAGAGGACAGTCGCAGGTTAGCTACAAAAATATCCAACTCCGTTTCCGATCAAGATAACTTTATCACTGTCACTCATAAAAAACGGCGACCAAGAAAGGATTACTCGTCTCAAGCACCTTCAGTCACTACCCGCTTGGCGGCGGGTTCCCTCAAGAGAGTCTCTTTCTCTCATCGTTTTAAATGA